TCGCGAACATCCGCACGGGGAACGTCACGACCAGGATCAGCCGGATCAGCCAGACGAGCCGACGCAGGCCGCGCTGGGTTTTCTTGGTCTCCAACTCGTCGTCGCCGGTCCGCTCCGCGGGCGTCCGGCCCTGATCGTCCCGCAGGTCGGGGTCTGCCCCTCGGACGCGAAGGATCTCCGCCACGACCGAATTACCGCGGGCGATCGCCAGATGGAGGGGCGTCTGCAACCGCGCGTCGACTGCGTTGACGTCGGCGCCTCGATCCAGGAGCAGTTCGACGATGTCGGGGCTCGCTCGATAGGCCGCCCGATGCAAAGGCGTCTGTTCGGCTTCCACCTTGCCGCCGATGTGCCATCCTGCCCACGCCAGCAATGACGTGAGGGGCGCTCCCGTGGACGAGAGCCGCTCTTCCCTGGCGAGGCCTTTCCGGGTGCGGACGTCGACGGGGATGCCGCGATCCAGGAGCAGGGCCGCCGCGGCCTTGGAATGATCGTTGGCGGCGGAGTGCAGCGGCGTAAATCCCCGGAGGTCGCGGGCGTGCAGGTCGGCCCCCCGACGGATCAGCGCTTCGATCGCCTCGACCTTGTTGTCGCTGGCGGCCATGTGCAAAGGCCTCCAGCCGTCTGGCTCGGCCGCGTCGATGTCGGCTCCCGCGTCGATAAGGGCCCCGATCGCGGCTATGTCGCCGGCTTCGGCGGCCCTGTGCAGGGCGGTCCAGCCAGAAGCGTCGGCGGCCTCAAGCTCGGCGCCGGCTGCGACCAGCGCCTTGATCAGATCGACGCGACCTTCCTTCGCCGCCTCATGCAACGCCGTTGCGCTCTCCTCGTCCTTTGCACGGGCGAACTCCTCGTCCGTGAGGTCGGGGTCGACGTCGGGCAGCAATTTGCGCAAGGCCGCACGGGTCCGCTCGATCGACGAATCTCCGAGCGACTCGACCACGACCACATCCGGTTCGTCGATCGCCTTCGGCGGGAGGCCGATCTCCGATGCGATGGCCGTGAACCGCTCGGGGTCGGTGAACAGGGTGGCCGCGGACCAAGTCCTGGCCTGGACGGGGATGAATCGCCCACGCTCTCCGGCGTCCCTCAGAGCCGCATTGGCCGCCGCGGCCAGTTCGGCGTACCCGTGAGGGTTCCAATGAGCGGTCATGAATCGATAGAGCCGGTTTCGGTGCACGAACTGGACCGGGAAGTCGTCCTCGCGGCCGTCACTGGGCTGATAGACGGCCTCGGGGGCGAATGCGCCGCGGCTCGTGGCCGCGAACTCGTGGATCAACTCGTCGTAGGACATCGTCCTCTCGTCCTCATCCTGGACGAGGTGATGGAGCAGCCCCGCGGCATCGAAGGCGGCGCGGGCGCCCCAAGTGGGATCGGGGGTCTGGATGCGCTCGCACGATTCGCGGAGACTGGCGCCGGCCTTCCGCCCCTCGTCGGCGTCGACGAGTCCCGCCCCAACGATGCGCTCGACGACCGCCGAAGCTCGCTCGAATTCGGCGGCGCGATCGGTCGCGGCCGCCTCGTAGGATTCCAGTCGACCGATGATCTGCTCGAGCTGGTCCCGATCCTGCTCCGCCAGGGAAGAGGCCTGCTGGAGAGCCCTGAGAGTCTCCCAGGCCCGCTCCGAAAGCCGAGGATCGGGGCTGATCTGGGCGAACCTCTCAAGCATGAGCAGGCTGCCGCCGTCGAGTCGCTCCTCGCCGCGCGCGTTCAGGACGCCGATCGCATGATCGAGGACTTCCGGTCGTCGCTCCTCGGTGAGTTCCCAACGGATGCTCCAACCCACGACGGGGTGGGCGATCAATCGGAGGAACCGCTCGTCCGTCTCCGGCGGCTTCAACTCGGCGAGTAAGTCAACGGCCGAGTCGGCTACCAGACGATCCTCATGGCCGAGTAAGTCGAAGAGTCGGTTGGCGTCGGATTGGTCGAGGATGAGCGGTTCCGAAGCCCCGCCTCCCTTCGTCGCCTCCGCAAGGTGTTGGAGTTCCTCCAGGACCGAATGCAGGAGTTCTCCGTCTTCACTGCCCAGCAATTTGAGCAGGCAACTGAACGCTCGAGGACGATCGATCACCCCGAGGGCGGTCGAGGCGTACAGCCGCGTCCGTTCCACCTGCGCGCCGCAACCTTCCGCGATTGCTAGCAAACGAGGAGCGGCCTGATCCCGATTCCGGCGGAGCACGCCCCTCTCGGCCCGCGATACGCGAAACCTGGGCTCCTCGTCGTACTCCTCGTCTTCATCCGGGGCCGGCGCGGCGGCGATCCGCTCGAACATCCCCTCGATCAAAATCCGCTCGCCTTCGATCGCCGCGGCACGCGCGGCCACGATGGAGGCCTGATCTTCAGTCACCTGGAGTCGCATCTTCGTCGTCACTTGGTCTGAGGAGCCCAGTCGAACAAGGAGCTTGATCCAAGGGCCGTTGAGGGAGGCGTGCACGGCCGGATCACATCCCTGATCTTGCGCGAAGTCCGAGTGGCATGGCTACACGAGAGTGGCCATGCTGCCGCGTCAGGCTCTTTCGCGATCCCGAAGGGCAGGTGATGATGAGAACGGGGAATAGGACGGGGCGATGCGCTTTTGAGGAGGAATTGCCGTGGGTCGATCAGCTTGGCTCGTGGTCGCTGCGGTCGCCGCGGTGGTGTTGGCGGCGGGGGCGGGGATTGCGGACGGCGGGGGGCTGACGCTGCATCTCCGGTCGCGGGTCGTGGACGGGGACGGCAGGGGGGCGGTCCTCAAGCGGGAGGAGGACTGGGACCCGAAGAAGACGGCGATCATCGTCTGCGACATGTGGGACGACCACTGGTGCAAGTCGGCGGCGAGGCGCGTGGGGGAGATGGCGGGGCCGCTGGACGAGATGCTCAAGGCGGCGCGGGCTCGGGGGATCTTCGTGATCCACGCACCCAGCACGACCACGGAGTTCTACAAGGATACGCCTCAGCGGAAGCGGGCGCAGTCCGCGCCGTACGCGCCCACGCCGGCTCCGTTGGCCTCGTCGCCGCGATGGGGCACAGCCTGGTGCTGGCCTGACGGCAAGCATGAGGGCGTCCTGCCGATCGACGACTCCGACATGGGCTGCGACTGCGCCCAGAAGTGCGAGATCCGGTCCCCCTGGACGCGGCAGACCGCCGCCATCGAGATCGCCGAGGGAGACGCGATCACCGACGACGGTCAGGAGACCTGGAACCTGCTGGCCAGCCGGGGGATCGACAACGTCATCCTCTGCGGAGTGCACTTGAACATGTGCGTGCTCGGCCGACCGTTCGCCATCCGCCAGATGGCCACGCTCGGGAAGAAAGTCGCCCTGATCCGCGACCTGACCGACACGATGTACAACCCCGAACGCCCGCCTGGCGTCAGCCACTTCGCCGGCACCGACCTCGTCGTCGGCCACGTCGAGCGCTACTGGTGCCCGTCCTTCCTCAGCACCGACATCACCGGCAAGCCGCGCTTCCGATTCGCGGGGGACCGTCGGACGGAAGATTGACCTGAGCCGGGTGGAGCGATCGGCGGACCTCCTCTGCTGCCGCTTTCTCGCCTGGCGGCCCGGCGAGAGGAAGAGTCCGAGATCGACCTACGATCCGGCCTCCTGATCAACGGGTTGTCGGGGAGCAGCGTCCCCGCCGAAGGCTTGTCCGTGGAGTTTACTCGGACGAGGCGAGGATGATCATCGACCGGGCTCGGACGAGATAGGTCGACATGACGGCGATCTCAGGGCCTTCGTCGACTTCGACGTAGTCGTCGGGGGAAGCAAGCGCTGTGTCGACCACGCGTCGCCAGGGGCGTCCTGAGGGCGAGGCCGGGATATGAAACCGCTCGTCGCGATCGTCCGCGTTCATGGCCACGAAGAAATCGCGGTCGATCACCCCGGGCCGGTCGCAGCGGCGGCCGTCGAGGGCGAAGGCGAGCATGCGACTGCTGGGAGAGAAGTCTGGCTGAACGGGTAGAACACCGTGCCAGAAGATCTCGGGAGGGCTTCCCGACGCCTGCCCAAAGAAGCTCCGGCGTCGGAAGACGGGATGAGCCTTGCGCAGGGCGATCATCTTGCGGACGAAGCGGAGGAAGTCCTGATTGGCGTCGGCGAGGCTCCAGTCGACCCAACTGACGGGGTTGTCCTGGCACCAGGCGTTGTTGTTGCCTTGCTGGGTCCGCAGAATCTCATCGCCGCCGAGGATCATGGGAACGCCCTGCGAGATCAGGAGCGTCGCCATGAGGTTTCTGACCTGGCGACGCCGGATCTCAAGAACCGCCGGGTCGTCGGTCGGTCCTTCGACGCCGCAATTCCAGGAGAAGTTCGCGTCGTTGCCGTCGCGGTTCCCTTCGCCGTTGGCCTCGTTGTGCTTGTGGTCGTAGGAGACGAGGTCGAGCAGGGTGAAGCCGTCGTGGCAGGTGATGAAGTTGATCGAGTGCAATGGGCTGCGGCCCGTGTAGAGGTCGTCGGAGCCGCAGATTCGCGTCGCCAGGGCCGAGGTCATCCCCGGATCCCCCCTCCAGAAGCGCCTGATGTCGTCGCGATAGCGGCCGTTCCAGTCAGACCAGCGGGCGCCGCCTGGGAAGGTCCCCACCTGATAGAGACCCCCCGCATCCCAGGGCTCGGCGATCAGCTTGGTCCCATAGAGCAACGAATCCTCGGAGATCCGGTTGATCGTGGGAGGGTCGACCAAGACGTCCCCTCGACGGTCCCGGCCCAGGACCGACGCGAGGTCGAACCGGAAGCCGTCGACGCCCGCCTCGGCGACCCAGTTCCGCAGGCACCACAGCAGGAAGTTCCTGACGATGGGGTGGTCCGTGTTGAAGCTGTTGCCGCAACCGGAGAAGTTCAGGTAGCCTCCCCGCTCGTCGAGGATGTAATAGAGCCGGTTGTCGAAGCCTCGAAAGCTGTAGGTCGGTCCGTCGTCTCCGCCCTCCGCTGTGTGGTTGAAAACGATGTCGAGATAGACCTCGACTTCGTGCTCATGGAAGGCGTCGACCATCGCGCCGAATTCCTTCCACGCCTCGGAAGGGCCCGCCTTGACGGCGTAGTTCGCCTTGGGGGCGGAAAAGGCGATCGTGTTATATCCCCAGAAGTTCAGCAACCGCTCGCCGGTGAAGGGGTTGACGTAACTGCAGTCCGTCTCGTCGAATTCGTCGACGGGGAGCAGTTCGACGGCGGTCACTCCAAGCTCGTGCAGGTAGTCGATCTTCTCCGCGAGCCCAGCGAAGGTCCCCGGATCGGCGACGCCCGAGTTGGGGTGGATGGTGAAACCCCGGACGTGCAACTCGTAGACGATCGTATCCTCGAGCGGGGTTCCTGGGCCGACCACCGGCTCGCGCTCGGTCATCGCCTCGTTGATGAGGCTGCGCCTGGGGTTGGGCGAGCGGTCGCCCCAGTCGCCCCGGCAAGACACAGCGCGAGAGTAGGGGTCCAGCAGGATGACGCCGGAGTCGAAGCGATAGCCGTGGTTGTCGGGCCCGTCGACCCGGTAGCCGTAGCAGAACTCATCGGGGAGGCCGTCGATTCGGACGTGCCAGTGGTCCCCGGTTCGGTTGAGACGGGGGTCGAGTTGGACCTCGGTTTCGAACCCGACCGTTTGGGGATCTCCCAGCACGAGCCAGACCGCCGTGGCGTGGCGACAGACCACGGCGAAGTTCACGCCCCCCAGTTCCGTGATCGCCCCGAGCGGCAGCGGCCGGCCCCGCTTGACCGTGAGAACGCAGTCTCGGAAGACGTATTCGGCCTCAACGCCCTCGCCGGAGGTGATGCTGGAAATCGCCGTGGTCCTGTGAAAGGGGGACGGCCCGGGAGCATCACGGGGAGGGAGGCGACGGGTCGGGCCAAGAAGAACGCCGAACCATCACGCCCGACGGTGTGTCGGGTGGATCGTTCGGCGAGTGCGAACCAAGAGGGAAACGATCGAGGGAGAGGTCGATGCGGCGATAGATGACTCTTCTGTGGACGCCGCGACGGCTTCTGGGCGAATCAACGCTCGTTCGCGGTCCGGTCGGCGGTGCGGCCGTTGCGAGACGAGTTGGCGTAGGCGGCCGTCAGAGCCCCCAGCAGTGCGGCTCGGCGACCGGCACGGGCCGACTTCCCTCCGCGGCGGACGCGGGCGACAGCCCCGGCCCACTCGAAACCCGTCTGCGAGGTGGTCGACTTCTTACAATTATCGTCGCTCATCGAACAAACGCTCCCGAAAGCAGACACACCGCCGGAAACCCTCCGACGCTGCTCCACCCACTCCCTTGGTCCGCAGAGAATCCCAATTCCCCGCGGCTTGCCATGCCTGGCGAGACGCCGCCGTCGCACTCTGACTCGAACGTCGGTCGTCGACCTTTCCGCCCGTGAGTGCTCTCACGAGAAGGAACGTCAGGGAGCCGCTGGATCGCACGAATCCATGCGGAGGGGCCCCGCCGTCGGCGAACCGTAACAGAATCGGACGAAACCGGCAAAGACTTCAGCCGGGCGACCTCATAAAGGGCCTGAGAACTCGCGTCGAAGCGAGCCGAAGAGGCCGAATTCGGCGTTTCGACGACTCCACGCAAAGGAAATCTATCAGTCCTCTCGAAACGAGTCCAGGAAAAATGACGGATCCGTCGGTGTTTTCCGGGAGTCCGCATCACGCCATTCAAAGTGGCCTATTCTGGTGTCTCAACCAAGAACTTCCATAAGCCGATTCAGCAGGTTCCAGATCGTCGCCGCCGGAGCGGGAACGATGTCCTCAACCTGTCGAAGATCGGCCCCAAGCTGCTGGACGAGCATCATCAGCGTGCTGAATCCGTTGAAAACGCCGTGCATGGTGATCGCCGTCAACAGGCTGCCTGTTCGTTGATACACAACCCCCAGAATCATCGCGAAGAAGAACAGGGGAATGGGGGCGGGCCACTGGGCGATGTGCAGCGCCGCGAACAACGCCGAAGTCAAAACAACGGCCGGCCAGCAGACCTCGTTCAGCTCGTCCGTGTCGGAATCCTCGGGGGGCACGAATGGATTCCGGAACACTCGCGAGAGCCAGCCTTGCAAGACGCCTCGGAAGAGAGTCTCCTCTGCGATCGGGGCCAGGACGACGGCCGATACGAAGGCGAGAATCGCCGTTGCGGGCGAGAAGTGATCCTTCATCATCTTCTCGACGGGGTGCGACTCAGGACTGAAGAATCGCACCGCCAGGAACTGGACGATGTAGACGACCGGCGTGGCGATGAGCGCGGCGATGAATCCCGTCAGAATCTGCTCGGGCAACCTTCGGGTCGTGAGGCCGAGAGCTTCCAGGCCGACCCGGGAGCACCTGCGAAAGAACCAGGGGAAGGCCGACAGGAAGATCAGGATGTGGCAGGTGTTCAGGGTCATCAGGTCTCGAGCGGCCGCCGCTGTCTCGTTGGAGGCGTCGTCGGCGTGGCGGTCGGTCTCCTTCGCGACCTCCGCCTTCGGTTCAGCCGCGGGGTCGGATGCTTCGGTCTCCTTCGCGACCTCCGCCTTCGGTTCAGCCGCGGGTTCGGATGCTGGCGCTGCATCTTCCTTGGCATCGGCCGCGGCTGGAGGAGCTTCATCCCCGGCCTTCTCCACAGCCTTGCCATGATAGGCCTTGAGGGCCTCCTCAACCCGAATCCCGAGCAACTCGCGACAGGCCAGGGTCGCGGCCTGACTCGTAACGATGTAAAGAGCGATAATCGTCAAGATGGCTCCCAGCCCCCAGACCGCCGGTTGGAGACGGACAAAGGGGGGGCGAGGCAGGATAGGGAGATTGAGGGCCAGGCGCAGAACGGCCCACATCGAGTAGAGCAGCATCCCAGCGAGCATCGAGAGGAGGAGAATCGAGACGACGCTG
The nucleotide sequence above comes from Paludisphaera rhizosphaerae. Encoded proteins:
- the glgX gene encoding glycogen debranching protein GlgX, with protein sequence MSSITSGEGVEAEYVFRDCVLTVKRGRPLPLGAITELGGVNFAVVCRHATAVWLVLGDPQTVGFETEVQLDPRLNRTGDHWHVRIDGLPDEFCYGYRVDGPDNHGYRFDSGVILLDPYSRAVSCRGDWGDRSPNPRRSLINEAMTEREPVVGPGTPLEDTIVYELHVRGFTIHPNSGVADPGTFAGLAEKIDYLHELGVTAVELLPVDEFDETDCSYVNPFTGERLLNFWGYNTIAFSAPKANYAVKAGPSEAWKEFGAMVDAFHEHEVEVYLDIVFNHTAEGGDDGPTYSFRGFDNRLYYILDERGGYLNFSGCGNSFNTDHPIVRNFLLWCLRNWVAEAGVDGFRFDLASVLGRDRRGDVLVDPPTINRISEDSLLYGTKLIAEPWDAGGLYQVGTFPGGARWSDWNGRYRDDIRRFWRGDPGMTSALATRICGSDDLYTGRSPLHSINFITCHDGFTLLDLVSYDHKHNEANGEGNRDGNDANFSWNCGVEGPTDDPAVLEIRRRQVRNLMATLLISQGVPMILGGDEILRTQQGNNNAWCQDNPVSWVDWSLADANQDFLRFVRKMIALRKAHPVFRRRSFFGQASGSPPEIFWHGVLPVQPDFSPSSRMLAFALDGRRCDRPGVIDRDFFVAMNADDRDERFHIPASPSGRPWRRVVDTALASPDDYVEVDEGPEIAVMSTYLVRARSMIILASSE
- a CDS encoding cysteine hydrolase family protein encodes the protein MGRSAWLVVAAVAAVVLAAGAGIADGGGLTLHLRSRVVDGDGRGAVLKREEDWDPKKTAIIVCDMWDDHWCKSAARRVGEMAGPLDEMLKAARARGIFVIHAPSTTTEFYKDTPQRKRAQSAPYAPTPAPLASSPRWGTAWCWPDGKHEGVLPIDDSDMGCDCAQKCEIRSPWTRQTAAIEIAEGDAITDDGQETWNLLASRGIDNVILCGVHLNMCVLGRPFAIRQMATLGKKVALIRDLTDTMYNPERPPGVSHFAGTDLVVGHVERYWCPSFLSTDITGKPRFRFAGDRRTED
- a CDS encoding ankyrin repeat domain-containing protein, with product MTEDQASIVAARAAAIEGERILIEGMFERIAAAPAPDEDEEYDEEPRFRVSRAERGVLRRNRDQAAPRLLAIAEGCGAQVERTRLYASTALGVIDRPRAFSCLLKLLGSEDGELLHSVLEELQHLAEATKGGGASEPLILDQSDANRLFDLLGHEDRLVADSAVDLLAELKPPETDERFLRLIAHPVVGWSIRWELTEERRPEVLDHAIGVLNARGEERLDGGSLLMLERFAQISPDPRLSERAWETLRALQQASSLAEQDRDQLEQIIGRLESYEAAATDRAAEFERASAVVERIVGAGLVDADEGRKAGASLRESCERIQTPDPTWGARAAFDAAGLLHHLVQDEDERTMSYDELIHEFAATSRGAFAPEAVYQPSDGREDDFPVQFVHRNRLYRFMTAHWNPHGYAELAAAANAALRDAGERGRFIPVQARTWSAATLFTDPERFTAIASEIGLPPKAIDEPDVVVVESLGDSSIERTRAALRKLLPDVDPDLTDEEFARAKDEESATALHEAAKEGRVDLIKALVAAGAELEAADASGWTALHRAAEAGDIAAIGALIDAGADIDAAEPDGWRPLHMAASDNKVEAIEALIRRGADLHARDLRGFTPLHSAANDHSKAAAALLLDRGIPVDVRTRKGLAREERLSSTGAPLTSLLAWAGWHIGGKVEAEQTPLHRAAYRASPDIVELLLDRGADVNAVDARLQTPLHLAIARGNSVVAEILRVRGADPDLRDDQGRTPAERTGDDELETKKTQRGLRRLVWLIRLILVVTFPVRMFARAARAVAGVFSRGEQIGESRRGSRQ
- a CDS encoding CPBP family intramembrane glutamic endopeptidase, which codes for MTPPLYQGYIPLAVALHVQQGLLSVVSILLLSMLAGMLLYSMWAVLRLALNLPILPRPPFVRLQPAVWGLGAILTIIALYIVTSQAATLACRELLGIRVEEALKAYHGKAVEKAGDEAPPAAADAKEDAAPASEPAAEPKAEVAKETEASDPAAEPKAEVAKETDRHADDASNETAAAARDLMTLNTCHILIFLSAFPWFFRRCSRVGLEALGLTTRRLPEQILTGFIAALIATPVVYIVQFLAVRFFSPESHPVEKMMKDHFSPATAILAFVSAVVLAPIAEETLFRGVLQGWLSRVFRNPFVPPEDSDTDELNEVCWPAVVLTSALFAALHIAQWPAPIPLFFFAMILGVVYQRTGSLLTAITMHGVFNGFSTLMMLVQQLGADLRQVEDIVPAPAATIWNLLNRLMEVLG